The following proteins are co-located in the Mesorhizobium australicum WSM2073 genome:
- a CDS encoding group III truncated hemoglobin — MTVKPFLAGQAWPKVERPLDNPGINRASIGHLVREFYAAIRQNDRLGPIFAREIPGDWEPHLEKMTDFWCSIILRTGDYHGRPLPAHLKLKDVTEADFDIWMSIFGNTVAGIFATETAAVFLDRAERIATSLKLAMFFRLERPQAHVPADAG, encoded by the coding sequence ATGACAGTGAAACCATTCTTGGCCGGACAAGCTTGGCCAAAAGTGGAACGGCCCTTGGACAATCCAGGGATCAATCGAGCATCCATCGGGCATCTCGTGCGCGAATTCTACGCCGCGATCCGACAAAACGACCGCCTTGGCCCAATTTTCGCGCGCGAAATCCCTGGCGATTGGGAACCCCATCTTGAGAAAATGACCGACTTCTGGTGCTCCATCATCCTTCGGACTGGCGACTATCACGGGCGACCGCTGCCGGCTCACCTGAAACTGAAGGACGTCACAGAAGCGGATTTCGACATTTGGATGAGCATCTTCGGTAACACGGTCGCCGGCATCTTTGCGACTGAGACCGCTGCGGTGTTTCTTGATAGAGCCGAACGCATAGCAACAAGCCTGAAACTGGCGATGTTTTTTCGGTTAGAACGGCCGCAAGCTCATGTACCAGCCGATGCGGGGTAA
- a CDS encoding SUMF1/EgtB/PvdO family nonheme iron enzyme, whose translation MPLKPIVACGAAAAVLAIGMANRLLAERPHEIVAEFVTLPAGSFEHPRPGEFLRGNRPAMAPKGVATLSVPLEIMKYQVSALEYGRCVTAGACKPADSNGSGNVPVTGVSHIDAEAYANWISTQTGASWRLPTDQEWAYAAGERFRSDIEGGDSDPNNPAQRWLVQYRTEASLGRKSDPEPRTQGAFGINSKGVADIAGNVWEWTSTCYVHATMSADGLAIASSIDNCGVHVVEGFHRTYMSNFIRDGKSGGCAVGTPPDNLGFRLVRERLNLVQATLRRFGIS comes from the coding sequence ATGCCACTCAAACCAATCGTAGCGTGTGGGGCCGCCGCGGCCGTGTTGGCTATCGGGATGGCTAACCGGCTTCTTGCGGAGCGCCCACACGAAATTGTCGCCGAGTTTGTGACGCTGCCGGCGGGCTCGTTTGAACATCCGCGGCCAGGCGAGTTCCTGAGGGGCAACCGACCCGCTATGGCACCCAAGGGAGTGGCAACGCTGAGTGTTCCCCTGGAAATCATGAAATACCAGGTGAGCGCGCTTGAATATGGACGCTGCGTGACGGCTGGCGCATGCAAGCCGGCGGACAGCAATGGCAGTGGCAATGTCCCGGTTACGGGCGTCAGTCATATCGATGCCGAAGCTTACGCGAATTGGATTTCGACGCAGACCGGCGCCTCCTGGCGACTGCCAACGGACCAGGAATGGGCGTACGCGGCCGGCGAGCGCTTCCGCAGTGACATAGAAGGCGGGGACAGTGACCCCAACAACCCAGCCCAGCGCTGGCTGGTTCAATATCGAACCGAAGCGTCGCTCGGTCGCAAGTCGGATCCGGAGCCCAGAACCCAAGGCGCATTCGGAATCAACTCGAAGGGCGTGGCCGATATTGCTGGGAACGTCTGGGAGTGGACATCGACTTGCTACGTGCACGCAACCATGAGCGCCGATGGCCTGGCGATCGCGAGTTCGATCGACAATTGCGGCGTTCATGTCGTGGAAGGCTTCCACCGTACCTACATGTCGAACTTCATCCGCGACGGCAAGAGTGGCGGCTGCGCGGTCGGCACGCCACCCGACAATCTGGGATTCCGCCTCGTCAGAGAGCGGCTCAACCTCGTCCAGGCGACCCTTCGGCGCTTTGGCATTTCCTAA
- the nirK gene encoding copper-containing nitrite reductase produces MLTRREALLGSVFTAAAVAAITAMPAAAASAKEVAGLPREKVTLVAPPFVHAHDQVAKSGPKVVEFTMTIEEKPIVIDADGTQLNAMTYNGSIPGPLMVVHEGDYLELTLINPDTNTLAHNIDFHAATGALGGGALTLINPGEQTTLRFKATRSGTFVYHCAPGGPMIPWHVVSGMSGTVMVLPRDGLKDEKGKPIHYDRIYYIGENDFYIPRDESGTFKKYESAGDNYDDTVKVMRGLIPTHVVFNGKAGSLTGQNAMKAKVGETVLIVHSQANRDTRPHLIGGHGDYVWEQGKYANPPAKDLETWFIRGGSAGSALYTFRQPGVYAYVNHNLIEAVELGATAHFTVDGTWDDDLMTQVEAAKPISS; encoded by the coding sequence ATGCTTACGAGACGTGAAGCGTTATTGGGCTCGGTTTTCACCGCTGCCGCCGTCGCAGCGATTACAGCGATGCCGGCTGCTGCGGCAAGCGCAAAGGAGGTGGCGGGACTGCCCCGTGAAAAGGTCACGCTGGTCGCGCCGCCTTTCGTCCACGCTCACGATCAGGTTGCCAAAAGCGGTCCGAAAGTCGTCGAATTCACCATGACAATCGAGGAAAAGCCGATCGTCATCGATGCCGACGGCACGCAACTCAACGCCATGACCTACAACGGTTCGATCCCGGGCCCTCTGATGGTCGTTCACGAGGGTGACTATCTCGAACTCACCCTGATCAACCCCGATACCAACACGCTTGCCCACAACATCGACTTCCACGCCGCGACCGGCGCTCTCGGCGGCGGTGCGCTGACGCTGATCAATCCGGGCGAGCAGACAACGCTTCGCTTCAAGGCAACACGGTCCGGCACGTTCGTCTATCATTGCGCCCCTGGCGGCCCCATGATCCCGTGGCATGTCGTATCCGGCATGAGCGGTACGGTGATGGTACTACCGCGCGACGGGCTAAAGGACGAGAAGGGCAAGCCGATCCACTACGACCGCATCTACTATATCGGAGAGAACGACTTCTACATTCCCCGCGACGAGAGCGGAACGTTCAAAAAGTACGAATCCGCGGGCGACAACTATGACGATACGGTCAAGGTCATGCGTGGGTTGATCCCCACCCATGTCGTGTTCAACGGCAAGGCGGGATCGCTGACCGGCCAGAATGCCATGAAAGCCAAGGTCGGTGAGACGGTCCTGATCGTCCACTCCCAAGCCAACCGCGATACCCGCCCTCACCTCATCGGCGGCCATGGCGACTATGTCTGGGAACAGGGCAAGTACGCGAATCCACCGGCGAAAGATCTCGAAACCTGGTTCATCCGCGGTGGATCGGCCGGATCGGCGCTCTACACATTCCGGCAGCCGGGCGTCTATGCCTATGTGAACCACAATCTGATCGAAGCCGTGGAACTCGGTGCGACGGCGCATTTCACTGTCGATGGGACCTGGGACGACGACCTGATGACCCAGGTCGAGGCAGCGAAGCCGATTTCGTCCTAA
- a CDS encoding pseudoazurin — MRLPLIAAALALLTLAGTASAEEHVIQMLNKGEKGAMVFQPAFTRAVPGDTVKFVPTDKSHNAEIIKGMLPGGAEAFKGKPSEEITVTLTKEGVYGVKCAPHYGMGMVALIVVGKPVNLEAAQTVKQVGKAKTVFADLFSEASKAASN; from the coding sequence ATGAGACTGCCGCTGATTGCCGCCGCCCTTGCTCTTCTCACCCTTGCCGGCACTGCAAGTGCGGAGGAGCATGTGATCCAAATGCTGAACAAGGGCGAGAAAGGTGCAATGGTCTTCCAGCCCGCTTTTACCCGTGCGGTGCCGGGAGACACGGTGAAGTTCGTTCCGACCGACAAATCCCACAACGCCGAAATCATCAAGGGCATGCTGCCTGGCGGCGCCGAAGCTTTCAAGGGAAAGCCGAGTGAGGAAATTACCGTGACCCTCACCAAGGAAGGCGTCTATGGCGTCAAGTGCGCACCGCATTACGGAATGGGCATGGTGGCACTGATCGTCGTCGGCAAGCCCGTCAACCTGGAAGCCGCGCAAACCGTAAAGCAGGTCGGCAAGGCCAAGACGGTGTTCGCGGATTTGTTCAGCGAAGCGAGCAAGGCCGCCTCCAACTGA
- a CDS encoding Crp/Fnr family transcriptional regulator, whose protein sequence is MASLDRSLIAGLSIFEGMAAADLDRMVGQARSARIAKDHLIFEQEQDAHSFFLLLDGHVRVVRSTPEGQDVTVRYISPGELLGIAHALGRATYPANAIAAVDCVVLAWPSQLWPTFAANFPSFTANTYKSVGTRLQDAHTRVVEMSTEQVEQRIAHALLKLVKQSGRKTEEGILIDFPISRQDIAEMTGTTLHTVSRLLSAWEGQGLVKSGRQKVTVVEPHRLLLVAEGRVEKG, encoded by the coding sequence TTGGCCAGCCTCGATCGCTCGCTGATTGCCGGGCTCTCCATTTTCGAGGGCATGGCCGCCGCCGATCTCGACCGCATGGTCGGGCAGGCAAGATCCGCGCGGATTGCCAAGGATCACCTGATTTTCGAACAGGAGCAGGACGCCCATTCCTTTTTCCTGCTGCTCGACGGGCATGTGCGCGTGGTGAGATCGACGCCGGAGGGTCAAGACGTGACTGTCCGCTATATAAGTCCAGGCGAATTGCTGGGCATCGCCCACGCACTGGGCCGCGCCACTTATCCGGCAAATGCGATCGCCGCCGTCGATTGCGTGGTTCTGGCCTGGCCAAGCCAGCTCTGGCCGACATTCGCGGCCAACTTTCCCAGTTTCACCGCCAACACCTACAAGAGCGTGGGGACAAGGCTGCAGGACGCACACACGCGCGTCGTCGAAATGTCCACCGAACAGGTGGAACAGCGCATCGCGCATGCGTTGCTCAAGCTGGTCAAGCAGTCAGGCAGGAAGACGGAGGAGGGGATCTTGATCGACTTCCCGATCTCACGCCAGGACATAGCCGAGATGACTGGAACGACGCTGCATACGGTGAGCCGGCTGCTCTCGGCCTGGGAAGGACAGGGACTGGTCAAAAGCGGGCGTCAGAAGGTGACGGTGGTCGAACCGCACCGGCTCCTCTTGGTCGCGGAAGGCCGCGTGGAAAAGGGCTAG
- a CDS encoding DUF1858 domain-containing protein, which yields MKRKFGDDATMDEFMRKAPAAIRIVLQHGMLCVGCPIASFHTISDAAREHDLNEEELRCDLLAALDGGDPD from the coding sequence ATGAAACGCAAATTCGGCGACGACGCGACGATGGACGAATTCATGCGGAAGGCGCCGGCGGCGATCCGCATCGTGTTGCAGCACGGCATGCTTTGTGTCGGCTGCCCTATTGCCTCGTTTCACACCATTTCCGATGCAGCTCGGGAGCACGACCTGAATGAAGAAGAACTACGCTGCGATCTGCTCGCGGCGCTAGATGGCGGCGACCCGGACTAG
- a CDS encoding DUF779 domain-containing protein: MSLGKVSATREAEALLAEIIADHGPVLFHQSGGCCDGSSPMCYPRGDFIIGDNDVRLGEIGDTPVYISASQYEAWKHTDLIIDVVPGRGGMFSLENGREKRFLTQSMIRNVEPGAS; the protein is encoded by the coding sequence ATGTCGCTGGGCAAAGTGTCCGCTACGCGGGAGGCCGAGGCGCTGCTTGCCGAGATCATCGCCGATCACGGCCCGGTGCTGTTTCACCAGTCCGGCGGCTGCTGTGACGGGTCTTCGCCGATGTGCTATCCGCGCGGCGATTTCATCATCGGCGACAATGATGTCAGGCTGGGCGAGATCGGCGACACGCCGGTCTATATCAGCGCCTCACAGTATGAGGCATGGAAACACACCGATCTCATCATCGACGTCGTGCCCGGTCGCGGCGGAATGTTCTCGCTTGAGAACGGGCGGGAGAAGCGGTTCCTGACGCAGTCGATGATTCGTAATGTTGAGCCAGGAGCCAGCTAA
- the adh gene encoding aldehyde dehydrogenase: MNKVEFSRSVKAPFDKRYGNFIGGKWAEPRSGRYFENFSPVNGQLLCEVARSDAQDIEAALDAAHGAKDAWARTSVAERSLILNRIADRMEENLDLLACAETWDNGKPIRETTAADLPLAIDHFRYFAGALRGQEGSLSQIDDDTVAYHFHEPLGVVGQIIPWNFPLLMACWKLAPALAAGNCVVLKPAEQTPAAILLWADLVGDLLPAGVLNIVNGFGLEAGKPLASSPRIAKIAFTGETTTGRLIMQYASQNLIPVTLELGGKSPNIFFKDVVAEDDDFFDKAIEGFVMFALNQGEVCTCPSRALVHESIYDRFMERALKRVEAIVQGDPLDPATMIGAQASSEQLEKILSYIDIGRQEGAEVLAGGARNVLPGDLAGGYYVKPTVFKGHNKMRIFQEEIFGPVVSVTTFKDDDDALSIANDTLYGLGAGIWTRDGNRAYRFGRAIQAGRVWTNCYHAYPAHAAFGGYKQSGIGRETHKMMLDHYQQTKNMLVSYSPKKLGFF; encoded by the coding sequence ATGAACAAGGTTGAATTTTCACGCTCGGTCAAGGCGCCCTTCGACAAGCGCTATGGCAATTTCATCGGCGGCAAATGGGCCGAGCCGCGCTCCGGCCGCTATTTCGAGAACTTCTCGCCGGTAAATGGCCAGTTGCTGTGTGAAGTGGCGCGCTCGGACGCTCAGGACATCGAGGCCGCCCTCGACGCGGCGCACGGCGCCAAGGACGCCTGGGCACGCACGAGCGTCGCCGAGCGGTCGCTTATCCTCAACCGCATCGCCGACCGGATGGAGGAAAACCTCGATCTCCTGGCGTGCGCCGAAACCTGGGACAACGGCAAGCCGATCCGTGAAACGACGGCGGCCGACCTGCCGCTTGCGATCGATCATTTCCGCTATTTTGCCGGCGCGCTGCGCGGCCAGGAAGGCAGCCTTTCCCAGATCGACGACGACACCGTCGCCTATCATTTCCACGAGCCACTCGGCGTGGTTGGCCAGATCATCCCCTGGAACTTTCCGCTGCTGATGGCGTGCTGGAAGCTTGCTCCGGCGCTCGCAGCCGGCAATTGCGTTGTGCTGAAGCCCGCCGAGCAGACGCCGGCCGCCATATTGCTCTGGGCGGATCTCGTCGGCGACCTGCTGCCGGCGGGCGTGCTCAACATTGTCAACGGCTTCGGCCTCGAGGCCGGCAAGCCGCTCGCGTCCTCGCCGCGTATTGCCAAGATCGCCTTTACCGGCGAGACCACGACGGGCCGGCTTATTATGCAATATGCCAGCCAGAACCTCATTCCCGTCACGCTCGAACTGGGCGGGAAGTCGCCGAACATCTTCTTCAAGGATGTCGTCGCCGAGGATGACGATTTCTTCGACAAGGCGATCGAAGGCTTCGTCATGTTCGCGCTGAACCAGGGCGAGGTCTGCACCTGCCCGAGCCGCGCCCTCGTCCATGAATCGATCTATGACAGGTTCATGGAGCGTGCCCTCAAGCGCGTCGAGGCGATCGTACAGGGCGATCCGCTCGACCCGGCAACGATGATCGGGGCGCAGGCCTCGTCCGAGCAGCTGGAAAAGATCCTGTCCTACATCGACATCGGCCGCCAGGAAGGCGCCGAGGTGCTGGCAGGCGGCGCGCGCAATGTCCTGCCTGGCGATCTGGCGGGCGGCTATTACGTCAAGCCCACCGTGTTCAAGGGCCACAACAAGATGCGCATCTTCCAGGAGGAGATCTTTGGGCCGGTGGTCTCGGTGACGACCTTCAAGGACGACGACGACGCGCTGTCGATCGCCAACGACACGCTCTACGGCCTCGGCGCCGGCATCTGGACTCGCGACGGCAACCGGGCCTACCGCTTCGGCCGGGCGATCCAGGCGGGCCGCGTCTGGACCAATTGCTACCACGCCTATCCGGCGCACGCTGCGTTCGGTGGCTACAAGCAGTCCGGCATCGGCCGCGAGACGCACAAGATGATGCTCGACCACTATCAGCAGACCAAGAACATGCTGGTCAGCTACAGCCCGAAGAAGCTCGGCTTCTTCTGA
- a CDS encoding helix-turn-helix domain-containing protein, whose protein sequence is MNGQSAGHHEDRVQAAVNSDGAAKSALVASWQRSSKLHRLDPAERKSPKRLSDAELRRASQKMEPLQMAAQSALDRLHLAVGGVGCCVLLANRDGVPVDRRGADCDDDTFEEWGLWPGSIWSEESEGTNGIGTCLAERRALTIHRDQHFYARNTLLSCTTAPIYDHEGNLAAALDVSSCRADLTEAFTNLISMAVTDAARKIEAENFRRAFPRARVFLLPQTISGLGGLIAIDSDDLVVGATRSARIALGISQESLTRSLAAMDVLSGAEGMEGSLDRAERAALQRALAHTSGNISAAAEALGISRATLHRKLKRFELRRSH, encoded by the coding sequence GTGAACGGGCAATCAGCCGGCCATCATGAAGACCGCGTTCAGGCAGCAGTCAATTCCGACGGGGCGGCGAAATCGGCATTGGTCGCATCGTGGCAGCGATCATCCAAACTGCATCGACTTGATCCGGCCGAGCGCAAATCACCCAAGCGGCTGTCGGATGCCGAATTAAGAAGAGCCAGCCAGAAGATGGAGCCGCTGCAGATGGCCGCGCAGTCGGCCCTCGACAGGCTCCACCTTGCGGTGGGCGGGGTCGGTTGCTGTGTGCTTCTGGCCAACCGCGATGGCGTGCCAGTGGATCGCCGTGGTGCTGATTGCGACGACGACACATTCGAGGAATGGGGGCTGTGGCCGGGCTCGATCTGGAGCGAGGAGAGTGAAGGAACGAATGGCATCGGAACCTGTCTTGCCGAACGGCGAGCGCTGACCATCCATCGCGATCAACATTTCTATGCACGCAACACATTGCTCAGCTGCACGACAGCGCCGATCTACGATCACGAAGGCAATCTCGCAGCAGCGCTCGACGTCTCCTCCTGTCGCGCCGATCTCACCGAGGCATTCACAAACCTGATCTCGATGGCCGTCACGGACGCCGCCCGAAAAATCGAGGCGGAGAACTTTCGCCGGGCATTCCCGCGCGCTCGCGTTTTTCTCCTTCCGCAAACGATTAGCGGGCTCGGCGGATTGATCGCGATCGATTCCGACGATCTCGTGGTCGGCGCGACGCGATCGGCGCGGATCGCGTTGGGCATTTCCCAGGAATCATTGACGCGAAGCTTGGCCGCAATGGACGTCTTGAGTGGCGCCGAAGGGATGGAAGGCAGTCTCGACCGGGCCGAGCGCGCGGCACTTCAGAGAGCCCTGGCTCATACCTCGGGCAACATTTCAGCGGCCGCCGAGGCGCTCGGAATCAGCCGCGCGACGCTGCATCGCAAGTTGAAGCGCTTCGAGTTGAGGCGTTCTCACTGA
- a CDS encoding NAD-dependent epimerase: MKVLVTGAAGFIGYHVARRLLERGDEVVGIDSINDYYDPQIKQARLRLLDEASRKTNAGYHFIHGDLADRGVVDGCFADHAFDRVIHLAAQAGVRYSLENPRAYVESNIIAYTNMLEACRGSRVGHLTYASTSSVYGANTDMPFSEHRPADHPLQFYAATKRANELMAHSYSHLFGLPTTGLRFFTVYGPWGRPDMALFLFTRSILAGEPIKLFNNGNHTRDFTYVEDIAEGVIRASDSPAAANPAWDSGRPDPATSSAPWRIFNIGNNNPVKLTAYVEALENALGRKAVIELLPLQAGDVPDTFADTSALQAAVGYRPRTSVTEGVGRFVEWYQDFYS, translated from the coding sequence ATGAAGGTACTGGTCACCGGCGCTGCCGGCTTCATAGGCTATCATGTCGCCAGGCGGCTCCTGGAGCGCGGTGACGAGGTTGTCGGCATTGACAGCATCAACGATTACTACGACCCGCAAATCAAGCAGGCGCGGCTGCGGCTCCTGGACGAGGCGAGCCGCAAGACCAATGCCGGCTATCATTTCATCCATGGCGATCTCGCCGACAGGGGCGTGGTCGACGGCTGCTTTGCCGACCATGCCTTCGACCGGGTGATCCATCTCGCCGCCCAGGCCGGCGTGCGCTACAGCCTGGAAAATCCGCGCGCCTATGTCGAGAGCAACATCATCGCCTACACCAACATGCTCGAGGCCTGCCGCGGCAGCCGTGTCGGGCACCTGACCTATGCCAGCACCTCGAGCGTCTACGGTGCCAACACCGACATGCCGTTTTCCGAGCATCGGCCGGCCGACCATCCGCTGCAGTTCTACGCCGCCACCAAGCGTGCCAACGAACTGATGGCGCACAGCTACAGCCACCTGTTCGGCCTGCCGACCACGGGGCTGCGCTTCTTCACCGTGTACGGCCCCTGGGGACGCCCTGACATGGCGCTGTTCCTGTTCACCAGGAGCATCCTGGCCGGTGAGCCGATCAAGCTGTTCAACAACGGCAACCACACGCGCGACTTCACCTATGTCGAGGACATCGCCGAGGGCGTGATCCGTGCCAGCGACAGCCCCGCCGCAGCCAACCCGGCCTGGGATTCCGGCCGTCCGGACCCGGCGACCAGCAGCGCGCCCTGGCGCATCTTCAACATCGGCAACAACAACCCGGTGAAGCTGACCGCCTATGTCGAGGCGCTGGAAAACGCGCTCGGCCGCAAGGCGGTGATCGAGCTGCTGCCGCTGCAGGCCGGCGACGTGCCCGACACCTTCGCCGACACTTCGGCGCTGCAGGCGGCGGTCGGCTATCGCCCCCGCACCTCCGTCACCGAGGGGGTGGGGCGGTTCGTCGAGTGGTACCAGGATTTCTACAGCTGA
- a CDS encoding HlyD family type I secretion periplasmic adaptor subunit: MRDILPRVLAFMPTLARFGTRDQPAETDLPKVPDSILAPGTLWPSMTLGLVVTGLLVVGGGAWLGLTKIAGAVIAPATVVVESNIKKVQHQTGGTIGGIFAQDGDHVRAGDILVRLDGTLPRANLQIISEDLDRTTVRLARLEAERGGLREMQLPAGLEAGMPKPELAALVSGERALFETRASALAGQKALLSSQTKQLERQIDGLKAQQVAADESAALLSTDLTDVDALYSKKLVSKERISNVRLDATRAKGESGRLAAAVAEAQAKISEIELQILQLDEQRRSDVTGELRETEAKRTELNERKIVAQDELTKTEIRAPQSGTVQQSSVHTVGGVVAPGELLMTIVPEADNLVVDALIPPSRIDDVNPGQSVSIRFPAFDAGTTPVCNGSVKYISADLIKDPQRQLSYFSARIKVDSQSECLKEARQLRPGMPAEVHIRTDERNVWSYMLKPLTDQISRAFR, translated from the coding sequence ATGCGTGACATCTTGCCCCGCGTGCTTGCGTTCATGCCGACACTTGCCCGGTTCGGAACTCGAGATCAGCCCGCCGAAACCGACTTGCCCAAGGTGCCAGACAGCATCCTTGCGCCAGGGACCCTTTGGCCAAGCATGACGCTGGGGCTCGTTGTGACTGGCCTGCTGGTGGTCGGCGGCGGAGCATGGCTTGGCTTGACCAAGATAGCTGGTGCCGTGATCGCGCCCGCCACGGTGGTGGTCGAAAGCAACATCAAGAAGGTCCAGCACCAGACCGGCGGCACGATCGGCGGCATCTTTGCGCAAGACGGCGACCATGTTCGGGCCGGTGACATATTGGTCCGGCTGGACGGCACGCTGCCACGGGCCAATCTGCAGATCATCAGCGAAGATCTTGATCGCACCACGGTGCGGCTTGCGCGACTGGAGGCCGAACGCGGCGGTTTGCGTGAAATGCAGCTTCCAGCCGGCCTTGAGGCCGGGATGCCAAAGCCGGAGCTGGCCGCCCTTGTCAGCGGCGAGCGCGCTCTGTTCGAAACCCGTGCCTCGGCATTGGCCGGGCAGAAGGCGCTCTTGTCGAGCCAAACAAAGCAACTCGAGCGTCAGATCGATGGCCTGAAGGCGCAGCAGGTTGCAGCCGATGAATCAGCGGCGCTGCTGAGCACTGACCTTACGGATGTCGATGCCCTCTATTCGAAGAAACTGGTATCCAAAGAGAGGATCAGCAACGTCAGGCTGGATGCGACGCGAGCCAAGGGCGAGTCGGGGCGACTTGCAGCCGCGGTAGCAGAGGCACAGGCCAAGATCAGCGAGATCGAGTTGCAGATTCTGCAGCTCGACGAGCAACGGCGAAGCGATGTGACCGGTGAACTGCGCGAGACTGAAGCCAAGCGCACCGAACTCAACGAACGCAAGATCGTGGCGCAAGACGAACTGACCAAAACCGAGATCCGCGCTCCGCAATCCGGCACAGTTCAGCAGTCGTCCGTTCACACTGTCGGCGGCGTGGTCGCCCCGGGCGAACTGCTGATGACGATCGTTCCCGAGGCCGACAACCTTGTCGTGGACGCGTTGATCCCTCCTTCCCGCATAGACGACGTCAACCCGGGACAGAGCGTTTCGATCCGGTTTCCAGCTTTCGATGCCGGGACTACCCCTGTTTGCAACGGCTCCGTCAAGTACATCTCGGCGGACCTGATCAAAGATCCGCAACGCCAGCTTTCGTACTTTTCGGCCCGTATCAAGGTCGACAGTCAGTCGGAGTGCTTGAAGGAAGCCAGGCAACTCAGACCGGGCATGCCAGCGGAAGTTCACATCCGCACGGATGAACGCAATGTCTGGTCGTATATGCTGAAACCTCTCACGGACCAGATTTCCAGGGCTTTCCGCTAA